GTGGAGCTCTTTTGATTTATGTAACTGCCATGGCTATTTATCTTGTTCCTCGTAATCATAATATCAGTGAACTGGAAAGATATGTTACTGTTGCAGCTTCGTATGTTGTAGTTCTGTTGCTATGGTTAGTGTTGCGTAAAAAAGAAAAACTAGCAGATGAACGACGTAAAGACATGCAACAGAGAAAAAATAATTCTCAGGAATTTAAATAACTTAAAATGAAAAAATTACTTATTTGCATAGTAGCCTTACTATGTACGTTTACGGCACAGGCACAATTTGAAAAGAATAAATGGTTAATAACTCCCTCTATTACAGGACTTGGAATGTCTTACAGTGGGCAGGATAAATTTTCATTAGGATTTGAAGCTGAAGGTGGAGTTTTTCTGCAAGATAACTTAGCTTTGTTGATTAATGCGGGAGCGGATATCAAGGACAGGGGAGATGACAGAACTTCTTTAGGTGCAGGTATTCGTTATTACTTTGAACAGACTGGTATTTATATAGGTTCAAAGTTTAAATATGATAATTATGACTTTTATGCCGGCGGACATAAGAACGATGCAACCCTTGGTACAGAGGTGGGTTATGCGTTCTTTCTGAGCCGAACGGTGACAATAGAACCAGCTATGTATTATAATCAGAGTCTGACTGATCAGAACTTTAGCAAGCTTGGCGTGAAAGTGGGATTCGGATTTTATTTCTAAGAAAGAACTAACTTTTTACAGCTATAAAAGAGCCATTTTCAATCCGTTTTGTGGAGTGAAAATGGCTCTTTCTATTATTGAAAGTTACTCTTTAAGACTGGAAAGTGACTTTTTACTCACTCTCTTCATTATAACTGACTATTATCTCAGATAAGCTTTTCTGTCAGAAACTGTCCGGTATAAGATGCTGCACATTTTGCTACTTCTTCAGGAGTACCGCAACAGACAAGATTTCCACCCATATTTCCTCCCTCGGGTCCTAAGTCAATAATATAGTCTGCACATTTAATTACATCCATATTGTGCTCAATAATAATAACTGTATGTCCGCGGGAAATTAGTGCGTCAAAAGCTTCCAGTAATTTCTTAATGTCGTGAAAATGTAGTCCGGTTGTTGGCTCATCAAAGACAAAAATAGTTGGAGCTACTTTTTCCTGACTAAGGTAAAAGGCTAGTTTTACACGTTGGTTTTCTCCTCCGGAAAGCGTAGATGATGATTGTCCCAATTTGATGTATCCCAATCCCACTTCCTGAAGAGATGAAAGTTTCTTAACGATTTTCTTTTGACCGTTTTCTTTGAAGAATTCAATGGCCTGATCAACAGTCATCTCAAGAATATCATAAATGTTCTTCTCTTTGAATTTAACTTCAAGCGTCTCTGTCTTAAAACGTTTGCCGTGACAACTTTCACATTCCAGCACTAAGTCGGCCATAAATTGCATCTCAACCGTAATAGTTCCGTCTCCTTTACATTCTTCACATCGGCCACCTTCTGTGTTGAAAGAGAAATAAGAGGCAGAATATCCCATTAGTTTTGCTAAAGGTTGATCGGCCCATAGTTTCCGGATTTCGTCGTATGCTTTAATGTAAGTCACCGGATTAGAACGTGAGGACTTCCCGATAGGATTCTGGTCAACAAATTCGATATTTTTAGCCATATTAATATCGCCATTGAGTGAAACAAATTCTCCCGGACGTTCACTGGTTTCGCTGTATTCACGTTTTAATGCCCGATAAAAGATATCTCTTACCAATGTTGATTTACCTGATCCGCTTACTCCTGTAACAACGGTCATAACATTCAACGGGAAGATGACGTTAATTCCTTTCAGGTTGTTTTCTCTTGCACCAGTAATTTCGATATAATTATTCCATGAGCGGTGGTTAACAGGAACGGCAATAGTTTCTTCTCCAAGGAGGTATTTCACTGTGTAGCTATTACTTCCCTTTTTCAGATTTTTCATATCGCCATGATATACAATCTCTCCACCTAGTCTGCCTGCTTTTGGGCCAACATCAATTATATAATCGGCTGCACGGATTATTTCTTCATCATGTTCTACCACAACTACAGTATTACCTAGTTGTTGCAGCTGACGAAGTACTTTTATGAGTCGGTCGGTATCCCGTGAGTGAAGTCCGATACTTGGCTCATCAAGAATATAGAGTGATCCAACCAGACTGCTACCCAGAGAAGTGGCCAGATTAATTCGCTGACTTTCTCCACCTGACAAAGAATTGCTTAAACGGTTAAGTGTAAGATATCCCAGACCTACATCTATAAGGAAGTTTATACGGCTATTAATTTCTATCAGGATTCTTTTGGCAATATCACTTTCATGTTTGTCGAGTGAAAGGTTATCAAAGAATGTTTTTAAGTCGTGTATAGGAAGATCAACTAATTGGGAAATAGAATGGTCACCTACCTTTACATAACCGGCTTCTTTCTTTAATCTGGTACCGTGGCAATCCGGACAATAGGTCTTTCCCCTGTAACGAGCCAGCATTACTCTGTATTGAATTTTATATTGATTCTTTTCAAGCATATCAAAGAACTCGTCAATGCCATGTATGCCTTTGGCTCCTTTCCATAACAGCTCTTTTTGTTTATCTGTAAGGTCATAATAAGGGGTGAAAATAGGAAAATCATATTTGGACGCCGCCCGAATAAAATCGTCTTTCCATTCGCCCATCTTTTCGCCTCGCCAGCAAACTACCGCACCATCATAAACGCTGAGTGAACGGTTAGGAATAACCAGACTTTCATCAACCCCAATTACTTTTCCAAAACCTTCGCATCTCGGGCATGCTCCTATAGGAGAGTTGAAACTGAACATGTGATCTGTTGGCTCTTCGAAAATGATTCCATCTGCTTCAAACTTTTTACTGAAAGAATGCATGATAGCACCTTCTTCCGGATAAAACCGTAACAGACAAGTTCCGTTGCCTTCATAGAAAGCCGTTTCAACGGAATCCGTTAAGCGGCTAATGCTGTCTTTGGAGCTGTCGCATACCATTCTGTCTACAAGCAAAAGTATTTCTCTCTCAGTCTCAAAATCTCCCTTTTTTAGCAGATCTTCTATACGCATTGTCTCTCCATCTACTTCTGCCCGATTGAAACCTTGTTTTAAGTCCATTTCGAGCTGATCTTTCATTGTTCTCCCTTCTCTTAAGAGGATAGGAGTAAGAATGACATAACGAGTCCCTTCCGGATAAGAAAGCATGCAGCTAACAATATCTTCAATCTGGTGTTTCTTAACTAAAGTACCCGATATTGGTGAATAGGTCTTTCCAACGCGAGCGTAGAGCAGTCGTAAGTATTCATATATCTCAGTGGAAGTACCAACTGTGGAACGGGGATTGCGGCTGTTTACCTTTTGCTCAATAGCAATAGCTGGTGGAATACCTTTTATGAAATCACATTCAGGTTTAGTCATTCTGCCAAGAAACTGGCGGGCATAACTATTGAGACTCTCCACATACCGGCGTTGCCCTTCTGCATAAAGAGTATCGAAAGCAAGGGAAGACTTTCCTGAACCGGATAATCCGGTAATTACAACTAATTTATTGCGTGGTATATCTACATCAATATTCTTTAAGTTATTGACGCGTGCACCCTTGATGGATATATATTTTTCTTGAGACATAAGCTGATTTTGAAAGAATCTGCAAAGGTAAATAAAAAATGGCACAGTGCAAAAAGAATGCTTCTTGTAAGTGATATTATATACATTTATTAAGTTAGTTTCCAACTTGATAAATTCAAAATAATATATACCTTTGTGCATATAAAAACATAACAGAACTGAAGAATGAAGATAAAGACTTTTTTGGCAACCGTTTTGATGGTTTGCTGTTCTCTCTGCTCTTTTGCGCATAATTTACCTAAACGTGAGTTCCGGGGAGTTTGGTTGCATACTATCAATGGGGATTATACCGGAAAATCACCAGAAGAGTTTAAAACTTATTTGATTAGCCAGTTTAACAGCTTACAAAAAGCAGGAATCAACGCTGTTTTGTTTCAGGTACGCCCCGAAGCTGATGCGTTCTATCCTTCAAAGCTGGAGCCCTGGAGTCGTTTTCTTACCGGAACTCAGGGAACAGCTCCTTCTGGAGATTTTGATCCAATGGCCTTTGTGATTGATGAATGTCACAAAAGGGGGATGGAGTTTCATGCGTGGGTAAATCCTTATCGGGTACAGTTGAACATTAGTTCAAAATTAGCTCCTTCGCATGTGTATTATCAACACCCTGAATGGTTTGTTGTTTATGGCAATCAACGTTTCTTTAATCCGGGCTTACCTCAATGTCGTGAATTTATCAATAAAGTGATTAAAGATATTGTTTCTCGTTATGATGTGGACGCAATTCATATGGATGATTATTTTTATCCTTATCCAATTGCTGGAAAAGAATTCCCTGATGATGAGGCTTTCAAAACTTATGGTATTCCTGATGGTTTTGCTGATCAGAAGGACAACTGGCGCCGTAGCAATGTTAATACTTTGATTCGTGAACTGCATGAAACCATTCGTGAAACAAAACCTTGGGTTAAGTTTGGTGTTTCTCCTTTTGGCATCTATCGTAATAAGAAAAATACCATGGATGGTATTGGTAGTGATACAAATGGCCTACAAAATTACGATGAATTATATGCAGACGTACTTTTATGGATTCGTAATGGATGGGTGGACTATAACATTCCCCAGATTTATTGGGAAATAGGTAATAAAGCTGCTGATCATGAAACTTTAGTCAACTGGTGGGCTACTTATTCTTATGATCGTCCATTCTTTATAGGACAAGATGTGGAACGTACAGTGAAATATGCAGATTTGAATAATCCTGAAATAAATCAGCTTCCCAGAAAAATGCAACTGTCCCGTACCACTCCTAATGTTTTAGGAAACTGTTTTTGGAGTGGAAAAGCATTACTTGGCAATCCTGGAAACTCTTTGAATGCTTTAGCAAATAGCTATCAATGTTATCCGGCTCTTCCTCCGGTTTTTACTTTTATGGATGATAAAGCTCCGAAATCAATTCGAGGTCTGAAAACAATCTGGACTGAAGATGGTTATGTTCTGATGTGGAAAGGACCCAAAGCTAAAGAAGAGATGGACAAGGCATTCAATTATTGCGTTTATCGTTTTGATAATAAAGAAAAAGTTAACTTAAACGATCCTTCAAAGATAGTAGCCATAACAAGAACCTGTTATTATAAGCTTCCCTATGAGTTAGGGAAATTGAAATACCGCTATGTTGTTACTGCTTTGGACAGACTTCATAATGAATCGAAGATGAAAACGAAAAAGGTGAAGCTATAACAAATAGGTTCACTTGTTCTTCAAAGTAATATTCTGAGTCCAGTAAGAAGATATGAGTTTTCTCCAATGAAATAAAACTTATATTTTCTTACTGGACTTTTACCTTTGTATTATCCTAAAGAGAGGTTTATTTATTGTAGTTTTACTAGATGAGTAGATCTTTGGGAATGAGACGATGCTGGCTTACTAAAATTGATACTTAGTCCCCATGTTTTTCTGGTGATTCCTAATTGGCTTCTTCCTGATTGTTCATATATTTGCTGGGATTCATTTTATAATGTTTCTTAAATACTTCTCTGAAATATTTAGCATCACTAAAACCAGTCATATCAGCAACTTCAGTGATATTAAACTTTCTACTTTTTAATAATTCTGCTGCACGTGAAAGTCTTATTAATCTTATAAAATCAGCAGGAGCCTGGTCTGTAAGAGCTTTTATTTTGTTATAGAAGCTTGAACGACTCATGTTGAGAGAACTACATAAAATGTCTACGTTAAAATTAGAATCTTGCAAATTCTTTTCTATAATTTCTTTTACTTTAGTCATAAATTCACGATCCAGCTCCGAGGTGTAGTCTATTTGTTCATCAGTGCTTTTAATCTCTAATTTTGCAAATCGATCTTTCAAAACCTCACGGTTGGCTAAAAGAGTCATGATTTTGGCTTTTAAGATTGATATATCAAATGGTTTTGTAATATATTCATCAGCCCCTGTTTTTAGTCCCCGGATAATATTATCTTTATCATTGAGAGCTGTTAACAGTATTACAGGAATGTGTGATGTGTTAATGTTACTTTTTATCTTTGAGCATAATTCATCGCCGTTCATATTTGGCATCATAATGTCCGAAATAACGAGATCAGGCTTTATATTTTGTATAATACCCCATCCTTCTTTCCCATCACTGGCCATGAAAATATAATAATTCTCTGAAAGAGAACGTTGCAGGTAACTCCGCATATCGTCATTATCTTCCACAAGTAATATACGTTGGGATGCCGAACCTATATTATGAGTTATGGATGGAGGTAATGTCTCATCAGCTTTTGTTCTGAACAGAGTGAATATATTTTCTGATTTTGAATCTGACTCCTGACTCCATTCCAGTTGCTGCTTTTTAAAGTGTCTGTGTCCTTGTGGAAAAGTAACCTTGAATGTAGAACCAGAATCTATTTTACTTTTTAAATTAATTGTTCCGCTATGCAGATTTACTAATTTCCGGACCAATAATAGTCCTAGTCCTGTACCGGATATTTTAGCGTTTATTGCATTGCTGCCCCTGAAAAATAATTTAAATAGTTTCTTCTGCTCATCATCTGGTATACCTATCCCATTATCTTTTATTTCGAATCCCCAATAATCAGAACTGCTAAATGCTATAACTTTGATCTCTCCACCATTAGGCGTATATTTAATTGCATTTGATAATAAGTTTTTAATAATAGATTCCATTTTCTCTTTATCGAACCAAACATTAAGGAAACGGAAATTGCTTTCGTATGTTAGCTTTATCTGTCTTGATTCAACGTATGACTGAAATGCATTTAAAACCTCATCTATAAAAGTGAATAGCTCATACTCACTAACATGCATTTTTGAAGAATATATTTCTGCTTTTTCAAAATTAATCAGGCTTGTAATTAAACGGAATAATGAATTTGTATTTCTGACTGCTGTATCCAGATTGGCTTTTCCTTCTGGAGATAAATTTTCTTTTTCAGCCAATTCATCAAGTGGCGCCTTGATTAAAGAAAGAGGAGTACGGATATCATGAGCAGTGTTAACAAAAAAACGAATTTTGTCACTGGATGCTTTCTGCTCTTTATATATGGTATAACGGCGCATAAAGTCCCAAGCTATAAGAGTCAATACTGCAATGTACAATATAATAGCCCAGATTGTTCCCCAAAATGGAGGGTGAATCACAATATCGATACTTCTTTCTTCGATGATTAGTGAACTTTCTTTTGAAATAGCACGAACATGAAGTTTGTATTTGCCCGGAGTAAGATTTGTATAACGAATAACATTGTCGTAAGTAGCTTTGCTCCATTCGTCATAAAACCCCTCTAATTTCCAGGAGTAAAGAATATTCTCCGGATAATCGTAATTTATAGAGGCTAGGTGTATCGAAAATATATTTTGGTTATAATTTAAATCGATTTTCTCTTGTTCATCAATATTTTGATGTAAAGGAGAGTCTGGTTCTCCTGCAGATACTGTTCGGTAGAAAATATCTAAATCGCTGAAAATTAGCTTTGAAAAATACCTTTGAGGGAGACTTGTCTTTTCATCAAATTCAATAGCACCGTCAACACTGCCAAAAATGAATGTGCCTTTCTGACTATACGTGCCTGATGTAGAATTAAAATTATTAGATATCAATCCCTGCTCCTTGGTCCAGTTTTGAAAAGTCCTTTTTGCAATGTCAAACCGGACTAAGCTATTATCAGTGCTTAGAAAAAGAGTTCCTTTTTTATCGGATAAAATGGTATAGATGTTGTTTGAAATAAGTGCACCATTCTCTTTATCATAGTTGCTGAACTTATTTGTTTTAATATTATAAACAAGCATTCCAGAACCATAGGTTCCAATATATAACATTCCATTCTTTTCCTGATGCAGAGTGCATATATAAACTCTTTTGGGCATTTTAATTTCTCTGAATACTCCGTTGCTTTTGTTGAGAATATATAAGCCATTGGAACAGCCAATCCAAAGGTAATCGGTATCTTTTTCAAGAATTATATTTATTGAGTTGATTCCAGGGTAATGACGGGTCTTCTTATTTTTTAAATCAATTTTAGTCAGGTTATAATAACCGCCAGACCAAATATAACCGTTACTATCTTTAATAATAGACTGGATGTATTTTTCTGGATGCATATTCAGATTCTCGTATTGAGAAGATATGGCATAACTGACCCTCATGCTCTTTTTATCAATGCTGTATATTAAGGGAGTAAGTCCTCCGGCCAATACTAATCCAGGCTTTACTTCACAAAGAGTAGTGAAGATATGATTTTTACTGTTTGAACGAGTATCATAATCAGTTAGTACATATTTCCATTTTCCTGTTTCAGGAAAATAAATACTAATTCCATTATTTGTGGCAAACCAAAGGTCTCCTTCACTGTCTTCAATCACAGAATTAACCTGGTCGTTTACTAAAGAGTTTGTATTTCCAATAATATGTTTAAACCATTTATATTTAGGAAACCTATTGTACTGAACGGTTATCCCAATAGGATAATTTGCCAGCCAGATTCGTTGTTCTTTATCAATGTACAGATCATTAATAGTGTTACCATTCATTGCATTAAGCCGACTGTAATCAGCAACTATATAAGGAGAGCAATTATAGTTACTCATATCCATCTTGTAAACTCCAGCCCCATTAGTAGCAATTAGAATTACATTTTTATTCGTTTCTTTTATTGCGTTAATTCGGATGTCGTTAAGGCCGGAATGAGTTAAAGCCAGTTGCTGTCTTTTGATGTCATATGCATAAATACCTTTTGGAAAGCTTCCTATAATTAGCTTTTTGCTATTTTGATTGTAATATAGCTTGTTTGCCTGAACTGATAATCTGTCCAAGCCTTTCTGATTGACTCTGATTAAAGTATTACCCTGTAGTCTTACAGTATATACGCCTTTGTTTGTGGCAATATAATATGTGTTGTTATTAATTTGAATAATATCATTAATATGCTGCTTGTTGAGGCTTTTTAGGGGGATAAGCTTTTTACAGTCTATATTGTATACATATTGATTGTATTCGGTACATAACCAGATATTATTTTTAATATCAATATAGGTATAAATTATTGGACTGATATTTTTAAGCTGGTATACTAAACGGTAGCTATCTGTTTTAATATCATATTTAAAAACTAGTCCGCTTTTAGTTATTTCCCAAAGAACTCTGTCCTTATCCATAATAGGAAGATTCATGTCAGAGAATGAATTTATTCTTTCATTAGGTGAAGCCAGATTGTAATGTTTGAATAGTGTTCCGTCATATCGATCTATCCCTTCTTGAGTGAGAAACCACATATATCCTTTTTTATCTTTATGGATACTATACACACGTCTGTTGCTTAACCCATTTTCCACGCCTATATATTTATAGGTCTGCGCAAAACTAAGGGCACTTATGCAAAAGAACAGTGTAAATAGAATATTTCTCATCCTTAGGAATTTTATACAAGTTAAAGTATAAAAATAGAAAAAAGAGTTGACATAACAAAGATTCGTATATTTTGTTTGTGAAAATATATAAAAATATTGATTTTATTGTTATTTTTCTAAAATTATATAAATGTATTTAAATCAATAGGATAGGTTCTTGTTTCTTTTATTAGAATCAGGAAGATAGCTCTGCTTTTACGAATTATTTTTTATTTCTACTCTTTTATTAACTTAGTCAATGAATATTATCTTTTTTGTATATCATGAAAATATTCATTGACTGATTTTTTTTAATTAATAAATAAAAAAGAGGCGGGAGTTTTAAACTACCGCCTCTTTGATATAATAAAAATGTTATTCTTATTTGTGTTCTTCAACCCATTTACGAGCATTAACAAATGCTTCCATCCATGGAGTAACTTGATCACTGTTGATTCTGTCAGCAGGATAATATGCATTCTGCCAAGGGAAGATAGCACGTTCCAAGTGAGGCATCATTGCCAGATGGCGTCCGTCTTCAGAAGCAAGACCGGCTACACTGTAATCTGATCCGTTTGGATTACCAGGATATTCGTCATAAGAATATGTGGCTATTACATTGTATTTATCTTCCTCATAAGGTAATGAGAATTTTCCTTCTCCGTGAGCTACCCAGATACCCAGTTTAGATCCGCTAAGTGAACCGAACATTACGCTGCGGTTGGTCGGAATAGTTACTCCCACAAAGCTTGATTCGAACTTATGAGAATTATTATGAAGCATCTTTGCCTTTTTCTCGTGTTCAGGATTGATTAATCCAAGTTCTATCATCAGCTGGCAACCGTTACAGATACCAAGACTCAATGTATCCTTGCGAGCGAAGAATTTGTCGAGGGCAGCTTTTGCTTTTTCATTGAACAGGAATCCTCCGGCCCATCCTTTGGCAGAACCAAGTACGTCTGAGTTAGAGAAACCTCCGCAACAAACAATCATATTGATGTCTTCCAATGTCTCGCGTCCGCTGATTAAGTCGGTCATAGTTACATCTTTTACATCAAATCCGGCAAGATATAATGAGTAAGCCATTTCTCGCTCACCATTGGTTCCCTTTTCACGGATGATAGCTGCCTTGATTCCGCTAGGAGTGCGGCGATCAGGAGAAATACCATATTGAGAGAATTTGCCTTTGAAGTCTTTGTTGAATGCGAATTCTAATGGTTGCATTTTGTAGTTCTCGAAACGAGTTTTAGCACAACCATTCATGGATTGTTTTCTATCTAACAGATAAGAAGAAGAGTACCACACATCACGCATATAATCAATGCCAAACTGATAAGTAGCATCGTCTTTTGAAACAAGAATATGACGTTCGTCGGTTGGTTTAGCAATCATAATAAAGCCAACACCTGCATCTTCCAGAATCTTTTCTACTTCAGCTTTGTGTTTGATCTGAATAACAACTCCTGGATTTTCAGCAAAGAGAATCTTCACAAGATCATCTTCTTTTAGCTTATCTAAGTTGACTTCAAGACCACCTTCTACGTTTGCGAAGCACATTTCAAGTAAAGTAGTAATCAAACCACCGGCAGAGATATCATGACCTGCCATGATCAGTCCTTTGTTTACTAATTCCTGAATAGCAAGGAATGCATCACGGAAGTATTCGCTGTCTTGTACGCAAGGTACATCATCACCTATCTTATTTAATGATTGAGCAAAAGCAGAACCACCAAGTTTTAATTCATCAAAACTGAAGTCGATATGATATAAGTAGCTCTTAGGATCGTTAACCAATACAGGAGAAACTACCTTCTTGATATTAGAAACTTCAGCTCCGGCAGATACAATAACTGTTCCCGGAGAAACAACTTTGCTTCCATCAGGATATTTCTGAGTCATAGACAAAGAGTCCTTACCTGTTGGTACATTGATTTGCAAGTCACAACAGAAATCCGATAAGGCTTTTACTGCAGTGTAAAGACGCGCATCTTCACCTTCCATAGAGCGGCAAGGCCACATCCAGTTGGCAGATAATGAAATACTATCCATTCCTTCTGCAAGAGGAGCCCAGACAAGATTGGTAAGAGCTTCAGATACAGCAAGAATAGAACCTGCAGCAGGATCAGCTAAAGCTGCCTGAGGTGCATGACCTATAGAAGTTGCAATACCTTTTTCTCCTCTGTAATCAAGAGCAACTACTCCGCAATCGCTTAATGGCAATTGAATTTCTCCCTGGCATTGCTGACGGGCAACCTTACCTGTTACTGAACGGTCTACCTTATTAGTTAACCAGTCCTTACAAGCTACAGCTTCTAGCTGAAGCACGCGAGTAAGATATTCGTCAAGGTTGTCAATATCGTAAGTAGCATTCTCGTAGTGAGTTTCTACTGTTTTATCTATCATGTAAGTTTTAGGAGAGCTGCCGAACATCTGATCAATGGATAAATCGAACGGACGGACACCATCGGCTTGTTCAAATGCGAAGCGTGCGTCGCCGGTGGTTTCACCCACTACATACATCGGAGCACGTTCACGTTCGGCAATCTTGCGTACATGTTCAATAGCTTCTTCCTTTATTAATAATCCCATACGCTCCTGAGACTCGTTGGCAATAATTTCTTTTGCCGATAAAGTTTTGTCGCCGATAGGAAGTTTATCCATGTGAATCAGTCCACCGTTTTCTTCAATTAATTCTGAAAGACAGTTTACGTGACCAGCAGAACCGTGATCGTGAATGGAGACAATCGGATTAACATCTTCTTCGCAAAGTGCGCGGACAACGTTGTTTGCACGTTTCTGCATTTCTGCATTTGCACGCTGAACAGCGTTAAGTTCAATACCGCTTGAGTAACGTCCTGTGTCTACAGAAGAAACAGAACCACCGCCTAAACCAATACGGTAGTTGTCACCACCCAGTACCACCACTTTATTTCCTGTTTCAGGCTTTCCTTTTAGACAATCGCGTTGAGTTCCGTAACCCACACCACCTGCAAGCATAATTACCTTGTCATATCCGTAACGAACATTATTTTCATCGTGCTCGAAAGTCAGAACAGAACCACAGATAAGTGGCTGGCCAAATTTATTTCCGAAGTCAGAAGCACCATTGGATGCTTTGATAAGAATTTGTTCAGGAGTTTGGTATAACCATTCGCGAACCGGAAGAAGTTCTTCCCATTCACGTCCTTCTTCTGTACGAGGATAAGAAGTCATGTAAACAGCAGTTCCTGCGATAGGCAAAGAACCTTTTCCTCCACCCATACGGTCACGAATTTCACCACCTGTTCCTGTTGAAGCACCGTTGAATGGTTCCACAGTAGTTGGGAAATTGTGAGTTTCCGCTTTCAGTGAAATAACTGTTTTAATATCTTTGATTTGGAAATAGTCAGAAGTTGAATGATCTGCCGGAGCGAATTGTTCTACTACCGGACCTTCAGCAAAGGCAACATTGTCTTTGTATGCAGAAATAATCTTGTTTGGATTTTCGGCAGTAGTCTTTTTGATCATCTGGAAAAGTGAAGATTCCATCTCTTTACCATCAATGATAAATGTTCCGCCGAAGATTTTGTGACGACAGTGTTCAGAATTGATCTGTGCAAAACCAAATACTTCAGAATCCGTCAGCTTACGTCCCATAGATTTCTCCATATTGATAAGGTAATCCATCTCCTCCTGAGAAAGAGCCAAACCTTCTTTTTCGTTATAAGCAGCCAGGTCATCTATATAGATGATGGCTTCCGGTTGACGATTCGTTGTAAATAC
This genomic interval from uncultured Bacteroides sp. contains the following:
- the purL gene encoding phosphoribosylformylglycinamidine synthase, whose product is MILFFRTPSQSVVAVEADHEFSSDDIKKLSWLLGEANVENEDQLQGYFVGPRKEMITPWSTNAVEITQNMGIEGILRIEEYFPVQDENADRDPMLQRMYKGLNQNVFTTNRQPEAIIYIDDLAAYNEKEGLALSQEEMDYLINMEKSMGRKLTDSEVFGFAQINSEHCRHKIFGGTFIIDGKEMESSLFQMIKKTTAENPNKIISAYKDNVAFAEGPVVEQFAPADHSTSDYFQIKDIKTVISLKAETHNFPTTVEPFNGASTGTGGEIRDRMGGGKGSLPIAGTAVYMTSYPRTEEGREWEELLPVREWLYQTPEQILIKASNGASDFGNKFGQPLICGSVLTFEHDENNVRYGYDKVIMLAGGVGYGTQRDCLKGKPETGNKVVVLGGDNYRIGLGGGSVSSVDTGRYSSGIELNAVQRANAEMQKRANNVVRALCEEDVNPIVSIHDHGSAGHVNCLSELIEENGGLIHMDKLPIGDKTLSAKEIIANESQERMGLLIKEEAIEHVRKIAERERAPMYVVGETTGDARFAFEQADGVRPFDLSIDQMFGSSPKTYMIDKTVETHYENATYDIDNLDEYLTRVLQLEAVACKDWLTNKVDRSVTGKVARQQCQGEIQLPLSDCGVVALDYRGEKGIATSIGHAPQAALADPAAGSILAVSEALTNLVWAPLAEGMDSISLSANWMWPCRSMEGEDARLYTAVKALSDFCCDLQINVPTGKDSLSMTQKYPDGSKVVSPGTVIVSAGAEVSNIKKVVSPVLVNDPKSYLYHIDFSFDELKLGGSAFAQSLNKIGDDVPCVQDSEYFRDAFLAIQELVNKGLIMAGHDISAGGLITTLLEMCFANVEGGLEVNLDKLKEDDLVKILFAENPGVVIQIKHKAEVEKILEDAGVGFIMIAKPTDERHILVSKDDATYQFGIDYMRDVWYSSSYLLDRKQSMNGCAKTRFENYKMQPLEFAFNKDFKGKFSQYGISPDRRTPSGIKAAIIREKGTNGEREMAYSLYLAGFDVKDVTMTDLISGRETLEDINMIVCCGGFSNSDVLGSAKGWAGGFLFNEKAKAALDKFFARKDTLSLGICNGCQLMIELGLINPEHEKKAKMLHNNSHKFESSFVGVTIPTNRSVMFGSLSGSKLGIWVAHGEGKFSLPYEEDKYNVIATYSYDEYPGNPNGSDYSVAGLASEDGRHLAMMPHLERAIFPWQNAYYPADRINSDQVTPWMEAFVNARKWVEEHK
- a CDS encoding two-component regulator propeller domain-containing protein, whose product is MRNILFTLFFCISALSFAQTYKYIGVENGLSNRRVYSIHKDKKGYMWFLTQEGIDRYDGTLFKHYNLASPNERINSFSDMNLPIMDKDRVLWEITKSGLVFKYDIKTDSYRLVYQLKNISPIIYTYIDIKNNIWLCTEYNQYVYNIDCKKLIPLKSLNKQHINDIIQINNNTYYIATNKGVYTVRLQGNTLIRVNQKGLDRLSVQANKLYYNQNSKKLIIGSFPKGIYAYDIKRQQLALTHSGLNDIRINAIKETNKNVILIATNGAGVYKMDMSNYNCSPYIVADYSRLNAMNGNTINDLYIDKEQRIWLANYPIGITVQYNRFPKYKWFKHIIGNTNSLVNDQVNSVIEDSEGDLWFATNNGISIYFPETGKWKYVLTDYDTRSNSKNHIFTTLCEVKPGLVLAGGLTPLIYSIDKKSMRVSYAISSQYENLNMHPEKYIQSIIKDSNGYIWSGGYYNLTKIDLKNKKTRHYPGINSINIILEKDTDYLWIGCSNGLYILNKSNGVFREIKMPKRVYICTLHQEKNGMLYIGTYGSGMLVYNIKTNKFSNYDKENGALISNNIYTILSDKKGTLFLSTDNSLVRFDIAKRTFQNWTKEQGLISNNFNSTSGTYSQKGTFIFGSVDGAIEFDEKTSLPQRYFSKLIFSDLDIFYRTVSAGEPDSPLHQNIDEQEKIDLNYNQNIFSIHLASINYDYPENILYSWKLEGFYDEWSKATYDNVIRYTNLTPGKYKLHVRAISKESSLIIEERSIDIVIHPPFWGTIWAIILYIAVLTLIAWDFMRRYTIYKEQKASSDKIRFFVNTAHDIRTPLSLIKAPLDELAEKENLSPEGKANLDTAVRNTNSLFRLITSLINFEKAEIYSSKMHVSEYELFTFIDEVLNAFQSYVESRQIKLTYESNFRFLNVWFDKEKMESIIKNLLSNAIKYTPNGGEIKVIAFSSSDYWGFEIKDNGIGIPDDEQKKLFKLFFRGSNAINAKISGTGLGLLLVRKLVNLHSGTINLKSKIDSGSTFKVTFPQGHRHFKKQQLEWSQESDSKSENIFTLFRTKADETLPPSITHNIGSASQRILLVEDNDDMRSYLQRSLSENYYIFMASDGKEGWGIIQNIKPDLVISDIMMPNMNGDELCSKIKSNINTSHIPVILLTALNDKDNIIRGLKTGADEYITKPFDISILKAKIMTLLANREVLKDRFAKLEIKSTDEQIDYTSELDREFMTKVKEIIEKNLQDSNFNVDILCSSLNMSRSSFYNKIKALTDQAPADFIRLIRLSRAAELLKSRKFNITEVADMTGFSDAKYFREVFKKHYKMNPSKYMNNQEEAN